The following coding sequences lie in one Maribacter forsetii DSM 18668 genomic window:
- the dnaJ gene encoding molecular chaperone DnaJ, whose product MKEDYYEVLGISKNATAAEIKKAYRKKALQYHPDKNPGDSSAEEKFKKSAEAYEILSDADKKARYDQFGHSAFEGGGGGGFGGGMNMDDIFSQFGDIFGGGFGGGGFGGFGGGGGQRRVKGSNLRIRVSLTLEEIANGVEKKVKVKRKVQAEGVTYKTCSTCNGRGQVTKIQNTILGRMQTAAVCSTCGGSGQILDGKPGDADAQGLKVAEETVSINIPAGVEEGMQLKVPNKGNDAPGNGVPGDLLVAIETQEHSTLKREGDNLHYDLYVSISEAVLGTSKEIDAVGGKVRIKLEAGIQSGKILRLRGKGITSLNGYGAGDILVHVNVWTPKELNKEQREFFEKMQGNDNFEPRPEKSDKSFFEKVKDMFS is encoded by the coding sequence ATGAAGGAAGATTATTATGAAGTATTAGGCATCAGTAAGAATGCAACTGCTGCAGAAATAAAGAAAGCATACCGTAAAAAGGCATTGCAATATCACCCAGATAAAAATCCGGGAGATAGTTCTGCCGAAGAGAAGTTTAAAAAATCTGCTGAAGCTTATGAGATTCTTAGCGATGCAGATAAGAAAGCTCGTTATGATCAGTTTGGTCATTCTGCCTTTGAAGGCGGCGGTGGCGGCGGTTTTGGCGGCGGTATGAATATGGATGATATCTTCAGCCAGTTTGGTGATATTTTCGGCGGCGGCTTCGGCGGTGGCGGTTTTGGCGGCTTCGGCGGTGGCGGTGGTCAACGTAGGGTTAAAGGAAGCAATCTTCGTATTAGGGTTTCATTGACCTTAGAAGAGATTGCAAATGGTGTAGAGAAAAAAGTTAAGGTAAAACGAAAAGTTCAGGCAGAAGGGGTTACCTATAAAACATGTTCTACTTGTAATGGTAGAGGGCAGGTGACAAAAATTCAGAACACTATACTTGGTAGGATGCAAACAGCAGCTGTTTGTAGTACTTGTGGTGGTAGTGGTCAAATTTTAGATGGTAAACCTGGTGATGCGGATGCACAAGGACTTAAAGTTGCAGAAGAGACCGTTTCTATAAATATACCGGCAGGTGTAGAGGAAGGTATGCAGTTGAAAGTGCCTAATAAAGGTAATGATGCTCCAGGAAACGGAGTTCCAGGAGATTTATTGGTTGCCATAGAAACTCAAGAACATAGTACCTTAAAAAGAGAAGGTGATAACTTACACTACGATCTTTATGTAAGTATTTCTGAAGCTGTTTTAGGTACGTCAAAAGAAATAGATGCCGTAGGTGGTAAAGTTCGTATTAAGCTAGAAGCTGGTATTCAATCTGGTAAAATATTAAGACTTAGAGGTAAGGGTATTACAAGTTTAAATGGTTATGGTGCTGGTGATATATTGGTACACGTAAATGTTTGGACACCTAAAGAATTGAATAAAGAACAACGAGAGTTCTTTGAGAAAATGCAGGGCAATGATAATTTTGAGCCTAGACCGGAGAAATCTGATAAGTCATTTTTTGAAAAAGTTAAAGATATGTTCTCTTAA